A stretch of the Borrelia coriaceae genome encodes the following:
- a CDS encoding plasmid maintenance protein has translation MESTKKTTNKYQHKLIVLISTINYMNLMFKKYTQNYILYYFNNNMKKNGYKPAKIKTLQNYLYKLEKVFKVTMNYHRHLGVNMGTEIHYTLKYSKKECYHIINKYFKEKKDERHRKRVNAYIEKTFIKNSNVEKWECYNNNYNKIEEKQKDVKSIEKLQIKKYARKCNFKSNTFFSILNLELEKNAIIEILKAFKKTEDFFTKDMYKKKISATPKTNRLKNKQQKLKKILNETKINLESEGYNNTQLKIQIQNVYEKYKYKPHFIVENYKYNDLEKVIEKLKKSVKLIKETTKDNENNIKNNMFSILLDQLKNKADMSVLIPTLKDYLRKKDKLEYNKLFSNYYYYELLKLINNYYYLSTSKGFEKTSVKD, from the coding sequence ATGGAAAGTACCAAAAAGACCACCAATAAATATCAACATAAATTAATCGTCTTAATATCTACAATAAATTATATGAATTTAATGTTTAAAAAGTACACTCAAAACTATATTCTTTATTACTTTAATAATAATATGAAAAAAAACGGTTACAAACCTGCTAAAATTAAAACTCTACAAAATTATCTTTATAAGTTAGAAAAAGTATTCAAAGTAACTATGAATTATCACAGACATTTAGGTGTTAATATGGGGACTGAAATTCATTACACACTTAAATATTCTAAGAAAGAATGTTACCACATAATCAATAAATACTTTAAAGAAAAAAAAGATGAAAGACATAGAAAACGTGTTAATGCTTACATTGAAAAAACTTTCATTAAAAATAGTAATGTAGAAAAATGGGAGTGTTATAATAATAATTATAATAAAATAGAAGAGAAACAAAAAGATGTCAAATCTATAGAAAAACTGCAGATAAAAAAATATGCTAGAAAATGTAACTTTAAATCAAATACTTTCTTTTCTATTTTGAATTTAGAATTGGAAAAAAATGCTATAATTGAAATATTAAAAGCATTTAAAAAAACCGAAGACTTCTTTACAAAAGATATGTATAAAAAAAAAATTAGTGCCACACCAAAAACAAATAGACTTAAGAATAAGCAACAAAAATTAAAAAAAATACTAAATGAAACCAAGATTAATTTGGAAAGTGAAGGATATAACAATACACAATTAAAAATTCAAATACAAAATGTATATGAAAAATACAAGTATAAACCACATTTTATCGTAGAAAATTATAAATATAATGATTTAGAAAAAGTAATAGAAAAACTAAAAAAGTCGGTTAAACTTATTAAAGAAACTACAAAGGATAATGAAAACAATATTAAAAACAACATGTTTAGCATACTTCTTGATCAGCTGAAAAATAAAGCAGATATGTCAGTGTTAATTCCAACACTAAAGGATTATTTAAGAAAAAAAGACAAATTGGAATATAATAAGCTGTTTAGCAATTATTATTATTATGAACTTTTGAAGTTGATAAATAATTATTATTATTTATCAACTTCAAAAGGATTTGAAAAAACATCAGTTAAGGATTAA
- a CDS encoding DUF226 domain-containing protein, giving the protein MKNLLERLKKKEWELKGKREKPIFVKIESKNNKTLYHTKIMNDLYISEVNKNQRNKFFISFRGLFNQEKIESFHLFALRDDDKFLGIFYGYRKPIKNVVTKYEENGIIKTSTFSKAYYIEFRFKKGSVFCYLLGISYLLRREKSHKKYYDSLVKTLLNLENQIYNFYDKKLPDGGIITKWIEKNLQ; this is encoded by the coding sequence ATGAAGAACCTATTAGAACGCCTTAAAAAGAAGGAATGGGAACTCAAAGGGAAAAGAGAAAAACCCATTTTTGTTAAGATAGAAAGCAAAAATAACAAAACTTTATATCACACAAAGATAATGAATGATCTGTATATATCTGAAGTTAATAAAAATCAAAGAAATAAATTCTTTATTTCTTTTAGAGGATTATTTAACCAAGAGAAAATAGAATCTTTTCATTTATTTGCTTTAAGAGACGACGATAAATTTTTAGGTATCTTTTATGGTTATAGAAAACCAATCAAGAATGTAGTAACGAAGTATGAAGAAAACGGTATCATTAAGACATCTACTTTTTCAAAAGCATATTACATAGAATTTAGATTTAAAAAAGGTAGTGTTTTTTGTTATCTTTTAGGAATTTCTTATTTGCTTCGAAGGGAAAAGTCTCACAAAAAATATTATGATTCCTTAGTAAAAACACTTTTAAACTTGGAAAATCAAATATACAATTTTTACGATAAAAAGTTACCTGATGGGGGAATTATAACCAAATGGATAGAAAAAAACCTACAATAA
- a CDS encoding ParA family protein, whose amino-acid sequence MDRKKPTIITIASIKGGVGKSTSSIILSTLLSQKYKVLLIDMDTQASTTSYYFNAIVEQNKFNIVSKNIYRVLKGTLNINKAIATIDKNLDLIPSYLSLHLFNKEAINFKELKLNEALNFLDIKYDYVILDTNPSLDFTLTNALVVSNSILIPMTAEKWAVESLQILEFYIRELKLKIPTFIFITKFKRNNSHKFLLENLQLKKNFLGFISEREDLNKKIAENNIFDFKRDYMKEYQSLLDLLLEKTEFKNEI is encoded by the coding sequence ATGGATAGAAAAAAACCTACAATAATCACCATTGCATCTATTAAAGGTGGCGTTGGAAAGAGTACAAGTTCAATCATACTTTCAACCTTATTATCTCAAAAATATAAAGTTCTTTTAATAGATATGGATACTCAGGCTTCTACTACTAGTTACTACTTTAATGCAATAGTAGAACAAAATAAATTTAACATAGTTTCTAAGAATATATATAGAGTCCTTAAAGGCACTTTAAATATTAATAAGGCTATTGCAACAATAGACAAAAACTTAGATTTAATACCCAGTTATTTAAGTTTGCACTTATTTAACAAAGAGGCTATCAATTTCAAAGAGCTGAAACTAAATGAGGCTTTAAATTTTTTAGACATAAAGTATGATTATGTAATATTAGATACGAATCCTAGTTTAGATTTTACTTTAACAAATGCTTTAGTTGTTAGTAATTCTATATTAATTCCAATGACAGCAGAAAAATGGGCTGTTGAAAGCCTACAGATATTAGAATTTTATATAAGAGAATTAAAGTTAAAAATTCCAACTTTTATTTTTATTACAAAATTTAAAAGAAATAATTCACATAAGTTTTTATTAGAAAATTTACAGTTAAAGAAAAATTTTTTGGGTTTTATATCTGAAAGAGAGGATTTGAACAAAAAAATAGCAGAAAATAACATTTTTGACTTTAAAAGAGATTATATGAAAGAATATCAAAGTCTGTTGGACCTTCTTTTAGAAAAGACTGAATTTAAAAATGAAATTTAA